The proteins below are encoded in one region of Microbispora sp. NBC_01189:
- a CDS encoding carbohydrate kinase, producing the protein MTFLVTGESLVDLIGAPGSWTFTAVPGGSPLNVAVALAALGRPVRFAGETGDDFFGGLLRDHLIRHGIGIGDLAHAASTGLAFARVGADGSASYDFRFEWRLSAPVALDGVTCLHTGSLATLVSPGGDHVRALMRAAKAAGVTVSYDPNIRPSLAGDHAGAVALTEECVRLSHLVKVSAEDLDWLYPGEPGLDVARRWAGLGPELVVVTLGDDGAAAVLRAGSPGGEVITCPAPAVEVVDTVGAGDTFTAAYLDALHDDALHDGALTPARVAEALRRGCAAAAIVCTRAGAVPPTRAEVNSFSLGTGLSRAEEGHT; encoded by the coding sequence ATGACGTTCCTCGTGACGGGCGAGAGCCTCGTCGACCTGATCGGCGCGCCGGGGTCGTGGACCTTCACCGCCGTGCCCGGCGGCAGCCCGCTCAACGTGGCGGTGGCGCTGGCCGCGCTGGGCCGCCCGGTGCGGTTCGCCGGGGAGACCGGCGACGACTTCTTCGGCGGCCTGCTCCGCGACCACCTGATCCGCCACGGGATCGGCATCGGCGACCTCGCCCACGCGGCGTCGACCGGCCTCGCCTTCGCCCGGGTGGGCGCGGACGGCTCGGCGTCGTACGACTTCCGCTTCGAGTGGCGGTTGTCCGCCCCGGTCGCGCTCGACGGGGTCACCTGCCTGCACACCGGCTCCCTGGCCACCCTCGTGTCCCCTGGCGGTGATCACGTCAGGGCCCTGATGCGGGCCGCGAAGGCGGCGGGCGTCACGGTCTCCTACGACCCGAACATCCGGCCGTCGCTGGCCGGCGACCATGCCGGGGCCGTGGCCCTCACCGAGGAGTGCGTACGGCTGTCGCACCTGGTCAAGGTGAGCGCCGAGGACCTGGACTGGCTCTATCCCGGCGAGCCCGGCCTCGACGTGGCGCGGCGCTGGGCCGGGCTCGGCCCGGAGCTGGTGGTGGTCACCCTTGGCGACGACGGCGCGGCGGCGGTGCTGCGTGCCGGGAGTCCGGGCGGCGAAGTGATCACCTGCCCGGCGCCGGCCGTCGAGGTCGTGGACACGGTCGGCGCGGGCGACACCTTCACCGCCGCCTACCTCGACGCGCTACACGACGACGCGCTACATGACGGCGCCCTCACCCCCGCGCGGGTGGCCGAGGCGCTGCGGCGCGGCTGCGCCGCGGCGGCGATCGTGTGCACCCGCGCCGGCGCGGTCCCGCCCACCCGGGCGGAGGTGAATTCCTTCTCCCTGGGTACGGGTCTGTCCCGAGCCGAGGAGGGACATACATGA
- the pcaC gene encoding 4-carboxymuconolactone decarboxylase: protein MSDDDGMRVRREVLGDAHVDRAQAATTEFTADFQDLIIRYAWGEIWTRPGLDRRTRSCVTLTALVARGQLDELAMHVRAARRNGLTIGEIKEVLLQTAIYCGVPAANAAFAVAQRVLAEDPGENSGEDTGEDAA, encoded by the coding sequence ATGAGCGACGACGACGGCATGCGGGTGCGGCGGGAGGTGCTGGGCGACGCGCACGTGGACCGGGCGCAGGCGGCGACCACCGAGTTCACCGCCGACTTCCAGGACCTCATCATCCGGTACGCCTGGGGCGAGATATGGACCCGGCCCGGGCTCGACCGCAGGACCCGCAGCTGCGTCACGCTCACCGCCCTCGTGGCCCGGGGCCAGCTCGACGAGCTGGCCATGCATGTGCGGGCCGCGCGGCGCAACGGGCTCACCATCGGCGAGATCAAGGAGGTCCTGCTGCAGACCGCGATCTACTGCGGGGTGCCCGCCGCCAACGCCGCCTTCGCCGTCGCCCAGCGCGTGCTGGCGGAGGACCCAGGGGAGAATTCCGGGGAGGATACGGGAGAGGACGCCGCATGA
- the pcaD gene encoding 3-oxoadipate enol-lactonase: MIPHHRFDGPPDAPVVVLGPSLGTTLDLWEPQLPALTLTWRVLRYDLPGHGGSPAASGFTRGLTVDDLAAGVLALLDRHSLAQGHGRVAYAGVSLGGAVGTALALRAPDRVGSLVLCCTSARFGAAESWRERAALVRAEGTAPLVEATRSRWFTAGFPGAERYLDMLRGADPEGYAACCDALAAFDVRDRLGEVRAPTLVVAGAEDPATPPAHAEVLAEGIPDATLLVVPGAAHLATAERPDVVTEAIVRHLTTTIARRTA, from the coding sequence ATGATCCCGCACCACCGATTCGACGGCCCGCCGGACGCCCCGGTCGTCGTGCTCGGCCCGTCCCTGGGCACGACGCTCGACCTGTGGGAGCCCCAGCTCCCGGCGCTCACCCTCACCTGGCGGGTGCTCCGCTACGACCTGCCCGGCCACGGCGGCTCACCCGCCGCGTCCGGCTTCACTCGTGGCCTCACCGTCGACGACCTCGCCGCCGGGGTGCTGGCGCTGCTCGACCGCCACAGCCTGGCCCAGGGACACGGCCGCGTGGCGTACGCGGGGGTGTCGCTGGGCGGAGCCGTCGGGACCGCCCTCGCGCTGCGCGCGCCGGACCGGGTCGGGAGCCTGGTGCTGTGCTGTACCTCCGCCAGGTTCGGCGCCGCGGAGAGCTGGCGCGAACGCGCCGCGCTGGTGCGCGCGGAGGGCACCGCGCCCCTGGTGGAGGCGACCCGGTCGCGGTGGTTCACGGCGGGCTTCCCCGGCGCCGAGCGCTACCTCGACATGCTGCGCGGCGCCGATCCCGAGGGGTACGCGGCCTGCTGCGACGCCCTGGCGGCCTTCGACGTCCGCGACCGGCTCGGGGAGGTCCGCGCGCCCACGCTGGTGGTCGCCGGGGCCGAGGACCCGGCGACCCCGCCCGCGCACGCCGAAGTCCTGGCCGAGGGCATCCCGGACGCCACGCTGCTGGTGGTGCCGGGGGCGGCCCACCTGGCCACCGCCGAACGGCCGGACGTCGTCACCGAGGCGATCGTCCGGCACCTGACCACGACCATCGCCCGGAGGACGGCATGA
- the pcaB gene encoding 3-carboxy-cis,cis-muconate cycloisomerase yields MTSDTSSDAGADRGLLSPVWAGIAVEAVTGDAAWLRAMLEAEACLARAQARLGVVPEHAAAAIREAARFLGGEDGYDVAGLARRARDAGNPVVPLVEDLRAAAGDAGRWVHHGATSQDVLDTAAMLVAARARAVILPCLDRVLAALARLAAEHRDTPMAGRTLMQRAVPTTFGLKAAGWLLGCRDARDRLAAVRLPVQLGGAAGTMAGYGARALELLPLFAAETGLAEPVLPWHTSRAPVTDLAAALAAVTGALGKLAVDVILLAQSEVGEVAEPAAPGRGGSSAMAHKRNPVLATMIRSAALQAPALAQILLASRVAEHERPAGGWHAEWQPLRECLRLAGGAAETAAELTEGLEVFPGRMRQNLDELLAVLREHGEDTGAGPAPALVDRALQFHAGKFHAGEFHAGEFHTRKDG; encoded by the coding sequence TTGACTTCTGACACGAGTTCCGACGCGGGTGCTGATCGGGGCCTGCTGTCCCCGGTCTGGGCGGGCATAGCGGTCGAGGCTGTCACGGGCGACGCCGCCTGGCTGCGGGCGATGCTGGAGGCGGAGGCCTGCCTCGCGCGGGCGCAGGCCCGCCTCGGCGTCGTCCCCGAGCACGCCGCTGCCGCGATCCGCGAGGCGGCCCGGTTCCTGGGCGGAGAGGACGGCTACGACGTGGCCGGGCTCGCCCGGCGGGCCAGGGACGCCGGCAACCCCGTCGTACCGCTGGTCGAGGACCTGCGCGCCGCCGCCGGGGACGCGGGGAGGTGGGTGCATCACGGCGCGACCAGCCAGGACGTGCTCGACACGGCGGCGATGCTGGTGGCGGCGCGGGCCCGCGCGGTGATCCTGCCCTGTCTGGACCGGGTGCTCGCCGCGCTCGCCCGGCTGGCTGCCGAGCACCGCGACACCCCGATGGCCGGGCGTACGCTCATGCAGCGGGCGGTGCCCACCACGTTCGGGCTGAAGGCCGCCGGCTGGCTACTCGGCTGCCGGGACGCCCGCGACCGCCTCGCGGCGGTGCGGCTGCCGGTCCAGCTCGGCGGCGCGGCCGGGACGATGGCCGGGTACGGTGCTCGGGCCCTGGAGCTCCTGCCGCTCTTCGCCGCCGAGACCGGGCTGGCCGAGCCGGTGCTGCCCTGGCACACCTCGCGTGCCCCGGTCACGGACCTCGCCGCCGCGCTCGCCGCCGTCACCGGCGCGCTCGGCAAGCTCGCCGTCGACGTGATCCTGCTGGCACAGAGCGAGGTGGGCGAGGTCGCCGAGCCCGCCGCGCCGGGGCGGGGCGGCTCGTCGGCGATGGCGCACAAGCGCAACCCCGTGCTCGCCACCATGATCAGGTCGGCGGCGCTGCAGGCGCCCGCCCTGGCACAGATCCTGCTGGCGTCGCGGGTCGCCGAGCACGAGCGGCCCGCCGGAGGCTGGCACGCCGAATGGCAGCCGCTCCGCGAGTGCCTGCGCCTCGCCGGCGGCGCGGCGGAGACGGCCGCCGAGCTGACCGAGGGCCTGGAGGTGTTCCCCGGCCGCATGCGGCAGAATCTCGACGAACTACTCGCCGTGCTGCGCGAGCACGGGGAGGACACCGGGGCCGGGCCGGCCCCCGCCCTGGTGGACCGCGCCCTGCAATTCCACGCCGGGAAGTTCCATGCCGGAGAGTTCCATGCCGGAGAGTTCCACACGAGGAAAGACGGATGA
- the pcaG gene encoding protocatechuate 3,4-dioxygenase subunit alpha, whose translation MTTPSQTVGPFFGFALPYEGGWELVPEGRPGAVTITGRVLDGAGEAVPDALLELWTGAPGEVRQRGPGSTEPGSAGSARFGRGFGRCATEPDGSYRFRTAPPVRPYLPLLVFARGLLKPVRTRVYLADVPDPLLGSLEPDRRATLLARADGKDAYRFDVRLQGERETVFLDF comes from the coding sequence GTGACCACTCCCTCGCAGACCGTCGGGCCGTTCTTCGGGTTCGCCCTGCCGTACGAGGGCGGCTGGGAGCTCGTGCCCGAGGGGCGTCCGGGCGCGGTCACGATCACCGGCCGGGTGCTGGACGGCGCGGGCGAGGCGGTGCCCGACGCGCTGCTGGAGCTCTGGACCGGTGCCCCTGGAGAGGTCCGGCAGCGGGGGCCCGGCAGCACAGAGCCCGGCAGCGCAGGCAGCGCCAGGTTCGGCAGGGGGTTCGGCCGGTGCGCCACCGAGCCCGACGGCTCCTACCGGTTCCGCACCGCGCCACCCGTCCGGCCGTACCTCCCCCTGCTGGTCTTCGCCCGGGGGCTGCTGAAGCCGGTGCGGACCCGCGTCTACCTCGCCGACGTGCCCGACCCCCTGCTCGGCTCGCTGGAGCCGGACCGCCGCGCGACGTTGCTCGCCCGCGCGGACGGGAAGGACGCCTACCGGTTCGACGTACGGCTGCAGGGTGAGCGGGAGACGGTCTTCCTTGACTTCTGA
- the pcaH gene encoding protocatechuate 3,4-dioxygenase subunit beta yields MTQPPYLYPGYASTVLRAPSHAPLPMKEDPEAAELTGPVFGHEDVDPLDADLTTGHAGEPLGERIIVTGRILDSSGRPVPRTLVEIWQANAAGRYAHPVDRHPAPLDPDFTGAGRCLTDDEGRYRFVTIKPGAYPWRNHPNAWRPAHIHFSVFGTAFTQRLVTQMYFPGDPLFAFDPIFQSVPDPAARERLVSAFDLDVTEPEWALGYRWDVVLGRTPIETPIESTLEGS; encoded by the coding sequence ATGACCCAGCCGCCCTATCTGTATCCCGGCTACGCGAGCACGGTCCTGCGCGCGCCCTCCCACGCCCCGCTCCCGATGAAGGAGGACCCGGAGGCGGCCGAGCTGACCGGCCCCGTCTTCGGGCACGAGGACGTGGACCCGCTCGACGCCGACCTGACCACCGGGCACGCGGGCGAGCCGCTCGGTGAGCGGATCATCGTCACCGGGCGGATCCTCGACTCCTCGGGCCGGCCGGTGCCGCGCACGCTGGTGGAGATCTGGCAGGCCAACGCGGCCGGCCGGTACGCCCATCCGGTCGACCGGCACCCGGCGCCGCTCGACCCCGACTTCACCGGCGCGGGCCGGTGCCTGACCGACGACGAGGGACGCTACCGGTTCGTCACGATCAAGCCCGGCGCCTATCCCTGGCGCAACCATCCCAACGCCTGGCGGCCGGCGCACATCCACTTCTCGGTCTTCGGCACCGCGTTCACCCAGCGCCTGGTGACGCAGATGTACTTCCCCGGCGACCCGTTGTTCGCGTTCGACCCGATCTTCCAGTCCGTCCCGGACCCGGCCGCCCGCGAACGGCTCGTCTCCGCCTTCGACCTCGACGTCACCGAGCCGGAGTGGGCGCTCGGCTACCGGTGGGACGTCGTGCTGGGCCGTACGCCCATCGAGACACCGATCGAGAGCACGCTGGAGGGCTCGTGA